The Pseudoalteromonas carrageenovora IAM 12662 DNA window GTAGCGCATTTACTATTTCTCCTTTAACTAACGACGCCACTACACTTGCCAATTTAATACCAAGTTTGAGCCCCGACATAATGCCTGACAAAGGCTCTAATGTTTTAGCCGGGCTTGATATGGCAAAAGAGCTTTTAACTCAAGCAGGTTATATTGATGGCGACATAATTTTAGTTACCGATGGCATAGATCAAACTGAGCAAAGCGATGTAAGTGACTTTACTAACAACAGCCAATACCGCTTAAATATTTACGGTGTAGGTACTGCCCAAGGTGCGCCAATAAAATTACCTGAAGGCGGCTTTTTAAAAGACCGCTATGGGCAAATTGTAGTGCCTACTCTTAACTCATCGCAATTAAAAGGCCTTGCCAGCAACAGCGGTGGCAAATATGCAAGTTACCAGCCTAGCAGTAGCGACATTGCAGCGTTTGCACCAAATGCAAATAGCGAGCTGTTAAAAGATGAAAAGCAAAGCCATGCACTTTGGCGAATAGATGCAGGTATTTATGGCTTACTTATTTTATTGCCTTTAGGTTTATATTTATTTAGAAACGCAGCTTTTGTAGGTGCTTTTTTAGTATTGAGTTTTTTACCACAGCAACAGGCCTACGCCGTAGAGCTACCCGCGTTTTTAAAAAATACCGATCAGCAAGCGCTAGATGCATATCAAAATAAAGATTTTGAAAGCGCAGCCAATGCCGATTCAAGTAAATTAAAAGGTGCGGCTTTATACCAGCAAGGCAACTTTGAAGAGGCGCTTAATGCGTTTAGCAAAGATAAGTCGGCCTCTGGTTTATACAATTATGGTAATGCACTTGCAAAAGCGGGCCAGCTTGAGCAGGCTATTGACGCTTATAAACAAGCACAAAACCTACAAAGCGATTTTAGTGAAGCCGCCGACAACCAAGCACTTGTTGAACAGCTTTTAAATCAGCAAAAGCAACAAGACCAGCAAGATCAAAACGGTGACTCTCAAAACGAGCAAAACAAAGATGAGCAAAACCAACAGCAAAATGATCAATCAAAGCAAGATCAGCAGCAAAGCGATGGTGAAAAAAGCGAATCTCAAGAAGGTGAAAACCAGGGCGAACAATCACAAGATCAGCAAGGTAAACCCGACGAGTCTGATAAAGATAAAAATGAGCAATCAGACTCAGAGCAAAATGAACCTGACATGCAAGCAGAGCAACAAACTGAGCAAGCACAAAAAGAGTCTGAACAAGAACCGCAAAACGCACAGCCACAAGGTGCTACTGAACAAGCGTTAACGGATGAGCAAAAGCAAAATGCACAGCAACAAGCTGCTCAAGCACAGGCACGTGAGCTTACCAACGAAGAGAAAGAAAAAGCGCAGCAGCTTAATCAGTTATTAAGAAAAGTACCGGACGACCCGGCAATTTTATTACGGAATAAAATGCAATTAGAAGCCCAAAAAAGACAATATCAACGTCGCCCTACAGGAGTAGAAAAATCATGGTAATGCGATTATTTTGCTGTTTATTGCTATTAAGTGCGATGCCAACATGGGCCGCCACCAAGTTAGAAGCTAGCGTAGATAAAAACCCTGTACTTGCAGGTGAATTTTTTATGCTCAACATAACAGTAGACGATACAGTTAAAGGCCAGCAACCTGACACATCAGCACTACTTAAAGATTTTGTTGTTGGACCTACAAGCTTAAGTTCACGAACAAATATTATTAATGGCAGCATTAATAAACAAACTACGTGGTCAGTAAAGTTAATGACCCGCGCCGAGGGTGAATACACGATTCCACCTTTTAGTGTTGCCGGGCTTACATCCCAGCCTATTAATTTAAAAGTAGCCAAGCGCTCAGCGGATGCAGATAAAAATAATGATATATTTTTAAAAACAGAGCTCTCTAGTAACTCTATTTTTGTGCAAGAAGCCGGGGTTTACACTATAAAACTTTATCTCGCTAAAGAGCTACTTGATGGCAGCTTAAGCACGCCTAATATGGAGGATGCGCAATTAACGCAGTTAGGTAAACAAACTGAGAGTTACGAGCTTGTAGATGGTAAACGCTACCTCGTTCTTACCCGCGAATACTTAATTCAACCTCAAAAAAGTGGCCTTTACACTATTGCTGGGCCGGCTTTTCAGGGGCGCGTTCAGCAAAACTACCGACAACTAGAGGTGTCTGCACTTGGCGATGATCAGCAAATAGAAATAAAGCCTATACCAAGTAATTATAAAGGTGCATGGTTACCAAGCGAACTTGTTAATTTAGATGAGCAGTGGCAACCAGAAGAAAACACCGTAGAAGTAGGCACCCCCATTACACGTACAATTACCCTAACGGCGCTTGGAGTAACAAAAGAGCAATTACCCGAAATCACAATGCCAACAATAGACGGCATTCGCAGCTACCCAGATGAAAAGGAAAATAACAACGCTGTACGTGATGGGCGAGTCGTGTCGCAGCAAACCGCATCGTATGCGCTGCTACCTCAAAAGCCAGGTACTTACACACTGCCTGAAATAAAATTACCTTGGTATAACACTAAAATTAACCGTATTAGTTATGCAACGCTGCCTAAGCGCACTATAACCGTGACAAGTAACGCAAATACACCCTCGCCCGATGTAACCACTGCAATAGCTTCAAATGAACAAAGCAGCAAAATAAATCCATCGAGTAACTTAGCGCAGCAATCTACACTCGAACCGGTTATTCAAAGCGTTACACCGCTTTGGTTAATTATTGTTGCAGTGCTTGGTTATATTTTATGGATTATTACTGCAATTTTATTTTGGTTAAACCGTTCTACTAATAATGAACTAAAAATTGATAGCTTAAAAAGCAACAACAAAGCGCCGCTTTCACTAAATAGATTAAAAAATGCCGCCAAAGTTAATAACTCAAGCGCATTTTATAGCGAGCTAAATAATGTTGCTAGAGAGCTTACAGGTAAAAACGTTGCCGCTATTGATGCACTAACAAACCTTATTAATAACAGCGAATTAACGGCGCTAATAAACCAACTACAAGCTACGCTATATGCTAATAACAGCACAAAGAGCGATCTTAATGCTATTATTAAAATAATTGAGCAGTACCAAGCTCAAAGCAATACGTCGCAACAAGCTGTATTAAAAGACCTTTATTAACTAGTTTGATAAATTTAGGTCTTTTCATGCATTAAATAATAATTTTTAAATAAAAAAGTACTTATGCTTGGAAAGAAAAAATTAAATAATCAGGTCTTAGTTGATATGGCAGAGAAACAAAAGCGTTATGAAGCCTTAGTGCATGTATACAATAAGGAGCTTTATCGCTTTGCTTATTGGTTGTGCCGTGATCCACACATAGCAGATGACTTAGTACAAGAAACGTTTTTACGTGCTTGGCGCTCGCTTGATTCATTACTGGATCAAAAAGCGGCTAAGCCTTGGCTACTGACTATTTTACGCAGAGAAAACGCACGTCGTTTTGAACGTAAACAGTTTGATTACAGCGACGTAGAAAACGATACCCTTGTTGATGAAACGAGCCATTCACTTGATGATGAAATGGAACAAACAGTTATACAACGCCAAATTGCG harbors:
- a CDS encoding VWA domain-containing protein, with the translated sequence MDFEFIRPAVLWLLIPAVALFFVAFIKHKKTTADNLIAPHLASFIMSESNTKTSQPLWLIAVFYCLGILFSAGPSFEEKQVPVFQSKSARVIVMDMSYSMYSTDILPNRLTQSRFKALDMIELFKEGDTALVAYAGSAFTISPLTNDATTLANLIPSLSPDIMPDKGSNVLAGLDMAKELLTQAGYIDGDIILVTDGIDQTEQSDVSDFTNNSQYRLNIYGVGTAQGAPIKLPEGGFLKDRYGQIVVPTLNSSQLKGLASNSGGKYASYQPSSSDIAAFAPNANSELLKDEKQSHALWRIDAGIYGLLILLPLGLYLFRNAAFVGAFLVLSFLPQQQAYAVELPAFLKNTDQQALDAYQNKDFESAANADSSKLKGAALYQQGNFEEALNAFSKDKSASGLYNYGNALAKAGQLEQAIDAYKQAQNLQSDFSEAADNQALVEQLLNQQKQQDQQDQNGDSQNEQNKDEQNQQQNDQSKQDQQQSDGEKSESQEGENQGEQSQDQQGKPDESDKDKNEQSDSEQNEPDMQAEQQTEQAQKESEQEPQNAQPQGATEQALTDEQKQNAQQQAAQAQARELTNEEKEKAQQLNQLLRKVPDDPAILLRNKMQLEAQKRQYQRRPTGVEKSW
- a CDS encoding BatD family protein, whose product is MVMRLFCCLLLLSAMPTWAATKLEASVDKNPVLAGEFFMLNITVDDTVKGQQPDTSALLKDFVVGPTSLSSRTNIINGSINKQTTWSVKLMTRAEGEYTIPPFSVAGLTSQPINLKVAKRSADADKNNDIFLKTELSSNSIFVQEAGVYTIKLYLAKELLDGSLSTPNMEDAQLTQLGKQTESYELVDGKRYLVLTREYLIQPQKSGLYTIAGPAFQGRVQQNYRQLEVSALGDDQQIEIKPIPSNYKGAWLPSELVNLDEQWQPEENTVEVGTPITRTITLTALGVTKEQLPEITMPTIDGIRSYPDEKENNNAVRDGRVVSQQTASYALLPQKPGTYTLPEIKLPWYNTKINRISYATLPKRTITVTSNANTPSPDVTTAIASNEQSSKINPSSNLAQQSTLEPVIQSVTPLWLIIVAVLGYILWIITAILFWLNRSTNNELKIDSLKSNNKAPLSLNRLKNAAKVNNSSAFYSELNNVARELTGKNVAAIDALTNLINNSELTALINQLQATLYANNSTKSDLNAIIKIIEQYQAQSNTSQQAVLKDLY
- a CDS encoding sigma-70 family RNA polymerase sigma factor, whose translation is MLGKKKLNNQVLVDMAEKQKRYEALVHVYNKELYRFAYWLCRDPHIADDLVQETFLRAWRSLDSLLDQKAAKPWLLTILRRENARRFERKQFDYSDVENDTLVDETSHSLDDEMEQTVIQRQIALLSDEYREPLLLQVVMGCSGEEIAEILDLNKNTVMTRLYRARNQLKEALSRDDEQLKGASK